Within Runella rosea, the genomic segment AGCATAAAAGAAGACCTTCAAAAAGAATTGGCCGCCATCAGAGAAGCGGGCCTTTATAAAACCGAACGCATCATCGTCACCCCTCAATCTTCCGTAATTGCGGTGCAAGACGGACGCGAAGTACTGAATTTTTGCGCCAATAATTACTTGGGGCTTTCTTCGCACCCAGAGGTGATTAAGGCCGCCCACGAGGCGCTCGACACCCACGGTTTCGGAATGTCGTCGGTGCGGTTTATTTGCGGCACGCAAGACATTCACAAAGAACTCGAACGCCAAACAGCGGAGTTTGTGGGGGCCGAAGACTGCATTTTGTATGCAGCCGCATTCGACGCCAACGGCGGGGTTTTTGAACCTTTATTGGGGGAAGAAGACGCCATCATTTCTGACGAACTCAACCACGCCTCCATCATCGACGGTATCCGTTTGTGTAAAGCCAAACGTTTTCGGTACAAACACAACGACATGGCCGATTTGGAAGCACAACTTCAGGCCGCTACCTCCTGCCGACGGGTATTAATTGTTACCGATGGTGTATTTTCGATGGACGGCACCATTGCGCAGTTGGATAAAATCTGCGATTTGGCCGACCAATACGGTGCGATGGTCATGGTAGACGAATGCCACGCCAGCGGTTTTATGGGCAAAACGGGCCGTGGTACGCCCGAGCACAAAAACGTACTGGGCCGCATCGACATCATCACGGGCACGTACGGAAAGGCCCTCGGCGGTGCGTCGGGTGGGTTTACGGCGGCACGGAAAGAGATTGTGGAATTGCTACGCCAACGTTCGCGACCATATTTGTTTTCCAATACTTTAGCTCCTTCGATTGTAGGCGCTTCGCTTAAAGTGTTGGAATTGCTGCGGGCCTCAACTGCACTGCGCGACAAACTCGAAGCCAACACGCGTTACTTCCGCGAGGCCATGACCGCCGTTGGGTTTGATATTTTGCCCGGCGAACATCCGATTGTGCCCATCATGCTTTACGATGCGCCATTGGCCCAGGAATTTGCCAAACAATTGTTGGAAGAGGGTATTTACGTCATTGGGTTCTTTTATCCCGTAGTGCCCAAAGGCAAAGCCCGCATCCGCGTACAAATTTCGGCGGGGCATGAGCCAGAACATCTCCAACGGGCCGTGGCGGCGTTTACGAAAGTAGGACAAAAATTAGGCGTGATTCCCGTGACTGAAACTGTAGAAAATTAACATTTGCACTATTCCTATCAAAAAAAGCTGGGCTACTAAGTAGTTCGGCTTTTTTAGTAGTTAAAAGATAGGATAGTGATGTTGGTTTCTCAAAACCAACGAAAGGGTTGCTCACAACCCAGCGCAAATCGCCAAATTAAACATGGTACTTTATTCCGCAAATTTAGGGCTTACAAACTCCCATTCTTTAAGGTGCGAGGGCACATGCTCACGTTGAACAATGGCATCAAATTGGCGTAACAATTCGGGATGCTGCGCGGCTACATTGGTGGTTTCACTTTCGTCTTTGCTTAAATCGTACAACTCCCAAGGGCCTTTACGGTTTTTACGAACGTTGGTTTTTACGGCTTTCCAATAACCCATCCGAATCGCCAATTGCCCGCCTTTTTCGGGGTATTCCCAATAGATAAATTCACGTTTTTTCTGTTTGTCTTTTTGGCCCAACAAGGTCGGTAGA encodes:
- the kbl gene encoding glycine C-acetyltransferase gives rise to the protein MYGSIKEDLQKELAAIREAGLYKTERIIVTPQSSVIAVQDGREVLNFCANNYLGLSSHPEVIKAAHEALDTHGFGMSSVRFICGTQDIHKELERQTAEFVGAEDCILYAAAFDANGGVFEPLLGEEDAIISDELNHASIIDGIRLCKAKRFRYKHNDMADLEAQLQAATSCRRVLIVTDGVFSMDGTIAQLDKICDLADQYGAMVMVDECHASGFMGKTGRGTPEHKNVLGRIDIITGTYGKALGGASGGFTAARKEIVELLRQRSRPYLFSNTLAPSIVGASLKVLELLRASTALRDKLEANTRYFREAMTAVGFDILPGEHPIVPIMLYDAPLAQEFAKQLLEEGIYVIGFFYPVVPKGKARIRVQISAGHEPEHLQRAVAAFTKVGQKLGVIPVTETVEN